From a region of the Hemibagrus wyckioides isolate EC202008001 linkage group LG06, SWU_Hwy_1.0, whole genome shotgun sequence genome:
- the spegb gene encoding striated muscle preferentially expressed protein kinase isoform X6 produces METKDGGRGDPDETSQRVPAGERMMDVASGASGHGENTVVEREMQSLGSRAAGPQAARSQSEEVLRESPPQVLPPPSPKIIRSSTSPMLGRSGSGPPTPLTPRKKAVVPSEYQDTVPGEFEEKIKQPKSSAMSQSSAQDSRPQTPVSDYSRKDLTPRPSPKLIRPSSKIFERVRVFEERRRSIDNPEGSISGRSWAGFNRAPSIDSDDGGSRLGISRESSKEDLHEALKADAEQRRSMFRQRAASLEDRPRYSQKVQDIEHKFTEELQRIKKLVGKPHMKKSFSTEQLSTFHRGRQPIRKLEPIPPQVLQKLQDRERAQQEQEKRIKEQPKDKSPQGQTRQVQQQEPLLQDQVGRERSPMTTKTINQRAEESSPPEGTSPSELPGQRSPRLMRGPSPVAENPPRSPVVEITSVTDEHPHSPRRTRAESPSRNVLEMTLRKVEPRPASPLVKRVGQLQEVTPVHIEDDTVNRKTPIEITLRKLDRRPESPLVQSEISAVQECPVQAPPLKPTRLTLTSSKEEKMEIDVTPLAPALKVTIPQIIVEEEPMETETPVPAHSDKTSNNATSKEEKPQKVRGRGRKQRPMSPELESSDDSYVSAEEDPLEAPIFEFPLQDTIASSGAEVLLKCIIAGNPLPEVTWMQNNVEIKNSPTHVVKVEGERHSLLIKWTKPSDAGTYTVTATNEVGKASCSASLFIKPEPSQDVRGNLGVPMDISSPITSDEEYLSPLEEAMDFVGSSYRGPEPRKTTDTRFKEPPAFQVTVGDQTVIEGQEVIMSVRITGQPKPMLYWLRDRVTIKTGPRHIVRETEDGNCEMIIKSAVKSDAGVYTCKIINEYGTKQCEGKLEVKAAPVEPGLAIIRPLRDVMVKAGESVMFECHVIGPQDMDVDWLSDGKLIQPALLNCKMHFDGKRCRLLLNSVHEDDSGTYTCKLSTAKEELTSCAQMKVIASVEPLFTRKLDVLEVIEGRNARFDCKVSGTPPPVVTWTHFDNPLVESEDIRILKEGGRHSLVISHVSSDDEGFYTVVAKNKHGEAECSAELYVQEPRPAMSSQMAKLEKMPSIPEEPEVPESEVERFTMPDFVKPLYDLDVVEGKEAILKCKVAGFPYPTISWFHNGKKIESTEDRKMTQFRDIHSLVIRSVCHAHGGVYKSVISNKVGKATCYAHLYVTDVLPDPPDGAPVIESITGKTVTLSWKKPKRLDPSIDPSTLMYAVQQQALGSIQWTIIASSLKQTSYTVTSLSKGIRYAFRILSITSKAFSKPSLATDPVQLIDRGPYLKEAPVITDKPDMVYVVENQSVSITVTLNHVNAAVTWKMRGATLSNRAGLFEMSMPDDDQHTLKLCKVKSSDVGPLSFTASNPHGADSCLLTLEMAVAPTFESIMEDLDVSVGETPRFAVVVEGKPIPDILWYKNDILLSEGSHYTFVYDDNECSLVVLNTQPQDSGVYTCTAKNIAGSVSCKAELTVHATKQMKDDPMEDEESILRRMRRLTDYYDVHKEIGRGAFSYVKRVTHKAGKREYAAKFISARAKRKASALREMNILSHLDHERIIYFHDAFEKKNAVIIITEICHEELLDRLTKKSTVTEAEIRSSLRQVLEGINYLHQNDILHLDIKPDNILMADHSSDQIRICDFGNAVKFTPGDPQYCKYGTPEFIAPEIVNQTPVSKATDIWPVGVLTYLCLTGVSPFAGENDRTSVLNIRNYNVAFEESMFADLCHEAKGFVIKLLVADRLRPDANECLRHPWFKMLNKGKNISTESLKKFLLRRKWQRSLISYKSKMVMRSIPALLDDSSSHISIAVPRHLKEGSPPPSSSSDSDEDIDELPFIPMPLNMEFSGSRMSLNEIIGDDEIIKSNSNLERAGPIAQKPEPMECEQLHEGGDADMRGRARKRTPADDEKGSSDEEPGELSKRADQPKRPLRRGSSMESDKPDGARRRGELRRGSSADSALQLHIKPEEGAEESPTEGRRILKKSVSMELPRRSPSPGAGKLSQEDYALKLELMRQRLLRGGSVDNKMSGLRGPLLETLGMGDDKCFIRGPRLGNPPLVRAASSDTPRDDIPKTKVLRKSASFSQGDDEPMPLHRRIGAPLEIPLAQVEERRLQEAVSMSVLAEPAKTDSRPTTPKPLTPEPKKQDKEPSPVREIKHEEIPIKQKDIATIVKGDDQKSNDDAVQKKDSSMLNETVQEPKKVPQSRSTPVMVPRVFVEKIEEEDEGEEKELVESVIEREPSFPKMENEEIDEEVELVKSSEIITPTSTTEVAPVVPPQCAVSTYVTPSPPVLTVLPDGRTSAYASIMQAIIVPSLQPPSQPATIPASTNISTTPSTAGLVPTTMSRHISEPVLVSTTPSSKSDTQQTTEHPAVFSRVASVEQPAKEPSPPKTPTLASPNREPSPGGQIQDLASEEVFEARFKKRESSLTRGLKLLSWQKTEEKPTIAAPEITEEMYRPGPVGAPLEFVHRKLEEKSKSVQDLREAEKDPGFMRRLSMRLKRSPSIERNEEKPKDEDVPRRRLSWALGRRGSQDKKEVEMMRMDGGPEAPPEPETKKPNESPVLAMRRKISNTVAGISMKIRSHSEERKDEKEKTETKKTPLLSILRRSTSEGGSLKRMGIPQNQLASQSGNGASSESLDSMSSIQSETAIKSAETERRSRWDRWGLSRGRRDKTISQPDLPTAIARENGSLRSRQYSRAASDFPPVFHIKLRDHVLLEGDPVTLSCLPAGSPHPRITWMKDKKQLEIDPRMNVISCPDGRQLLMIMKTTKKDAGLYECVATNALGSISSSCKLSLARLPNPPGTPEVPQKYQNTALVVWRPSDTVAPCTYCLERRTEGESNWLIVATGVADCYFNVTDLPSGATYRFRVACVNKAGQGPYSNLSEKVTLDAAALPKSTGTVIVKTLPSTAGPAVVTSTMTVPPIKLSGSKPVPSSSTTPAPAAPPAKPAAPPAKPAPPSAKPAAPPAKPAPPSAKPAAPSAKPAPTTPSPATTSMSASMNRNAPIVSQVQPSVPSTSVPSTSVPSTPAPSTPTLAKAKTTLNITMSKPATTTSAPVLPSTSKPSPPVVLPKPQTPVNVVPPMAKTPSVSPPPLVSPPPSLGKPISSVPMYVPATTTAPVTPVTPNTPSPALSPPVVLVTSLTPVGEGSATPSRVTPSGRVTPSGRVTPTGRKTPLGKPGESALRQGVPQKPYTFMDEKARGRFGVIRECRENATGNLFMAKIVPYEPENKQSVLQEYEILKALHHDKIMTLHEAYVTPRYLVLISECCTGKELLHSLIDRFRYSEDDVVSYTVQILQGLDYLHSRRILHLDIKPDNIIVTYMNTVKIIDFGSAQTFNPLFLKQFHPPIGTLEYMSPEMLKGDIVGPPADIWSVGVLTYIMLSGRLPFMENNQAETEAKIQAAKFDLSKLYQNVSQSASLFLKKILCSYPWARPSIKDCFNNSWLQDAYLMRLRRQTLTFTTTRLKEFVSQQQHIRAHVATKHKVLLRSYSAQTPTTPTTPTMPTTPTTITSTPSTPVTQ; encoded by the exons GAGCCAATCTGAGGAAGTTTTGAGGGAATCTCCCCCACAAGTTCTCCCTCCCCCTTCCCCTAAAATAATCCGTTCATCCACCTCTCCCATGCTCGGCCGATCTGGCTCTGGTCCCCCCACCCCCCTGACCCCACGCAAGAAAGCTGTTGTGCCGAGTGAATACCAAGACACAGTACCAGGAGAGTTCGAGGAGAAGATTAAACAACCAAAGTCTTCAGCCATGTCCCAGAGTAGTGCGCAGGACTCTCGTCCCCAGACCCCCGTCAGTGACTACTCCCGGAAGGACTTGACCCCCCGTCCCTCTCCTAAACTGATACGGCCAAGTTCCAAGATCTTCGAAAGGGTGAGAGTTTTTGAAGAGCGCAGAAGAAGCATTGACAATCCTGAGGGGTCAATCTCTGGACGCTCTTGGGCTGGCTTTAACAGAGCTCCTTCCATTGACTCTGATGACGGAGGGAGTCGTCTAGGAATCTCAAGAGAAAGTTCCAAGGAGGACCTCCATGAAGCTTTGAAGGCAGATGCAGAGCAGAGAAGATCTATGTTCAGGCAGAGAGCTGCTTCACTAGAGGACAGACCTCGCTACTCCCAGAAAGTGCAAGATATTGAGCACAAGTTCACAGAGGAACTCCAGCGAATCAAAAAGCTTGTGGGGAAACCACATATGAAGAAGTCCTTCTCTACTGAACAGCTATCAACTTTTCACAGGGGCAGGCAGCCCATCAGAAAACTGGAGCCCATCCCGCCTCAGGTGCTTCAAAAGCTACAGGACCGGGAGCGTGCTCAGCAAGAGCAAGAGAAGAGAATAAAGGAACAACCCAAAGACAAATCACCACAGGGGCAAACACGACAGGTTCAGCAACAGGAACCATTGTTACAGGATCAGGTTGGACGAGAGAGGTCACCCATGACAACTAAAACAATTAACCAAAGGGCAGAGGAGTCGTCACCTCCAGAAGGTACATCACCATCTGAGTTACCTGGACAAAGGTCTCCAAGACTAATGCGTGGACCTAGTCCAGTTGCTGAAAACCCTCCAAGATCTCCAGTTGTGGAAATCACCTCTGTGACTGATGAGCACCCACACTCCCCTCGAAGAACAAGAGCAGAGTCACCATCCAGAAATGTCCTAGAGATGACATTACGCAAGGTAGAACCTAGACCTGCAAGCCCACTCGTAAAGAGAGTAGGTCAACTCCAAGAAGTCACCCCAGTCCACATAGAGGATGATACTGTCAATAGAAAAACACCTATAGAGATCACTCTGAGAAAGCTGGACAGAAGACCAGAAAGTCCTCTTGTGCAGAGTGAAATCAGTGCAGTACAAGAGTGTCCTGTCCAGGCACCACCTCTTAAACCTACAAGGCTTACACTCACCTCCTCTAAAGAAGAGAAGATGGAGATAGATGTGACTCCTCTAGCACCAGCCCTAAAGGTCACTATCCCACAAATTATTGTTGAAGAGGAGCCAATGGAAACAGAAACTCCTGTACCTGCACACAGTgataaaacaagcaacaatgCCACTTCTAAAGAGGAAAAACCTCAAAAAGTGAGAGGAAGGGGACGTAAACAAAGACCAATGTCTCCTGAATTAg AATCTTCTGATGACTCCTATGTGTCAGCAGAAGAAGACCCTCTAGAGGCCCCAATATTTGAGTTTCCTCTTCAGGACACAATAGCATCCTCTGGTGCTGAGGTTTTGCTGAAGTGCATTATTGCTGGCAATCCTCTTCCTGAAG TGACATGGATGCAGAACAACGTGGAAATTAAGAACAGTCCCACACACGTGGTGAAAGTGGAGGGAGAGAGGCACAGTCTTCTCATCAAATGGACAAAACCAAGTGATGCTGGCACATACACTGTAACAGCCACAAATGAAGTGGGCAAGGCTTCCTGCAGCGCCTCCCTCTTTATCAAACCAG AGCCTAGCCAAGACGTGAGAGGCAACCTTGGTGTTCCCATGGACATCAGTAGCCCCATCACGTCTGATGAGGAGTACCTCAGCCCTTTGGAGGAGGCTATGGATTTTGTCGGATCATCCTACCGTGGTCCTGAACCCCGGAAGACCACAGACACTCGGTTTAAAGAGCCCCCTGCCTTTCAG GTTACTGTAGGAGATCAGACAGTCATAGAAGGACAGGAAGTGATCATGTCTGTCCGAATAACTGGCCAGCCCAAACCAATGCTCTACTG GCTGAGGGACCGAGTAACCATAAAAACAGGTCCTCGACACATCGTCCGTGAGACAGAAGATGGCAACTGTGAGATGATAATAAAATCAGCTGTGAAGTCTGACGCTGGTGTGTACACCTGTAAAATCATCAACGAGTATGGCACCAAACAGTGTGAAGGCAAATTAGAGGTGAAAG CCGCTCCAGTAGAACCTGGCCTCGCTATAATTCGGCCTCTCAGGGATGTCATGGTGAAGGCAGGAGAATCTGTGATGTTTGAATGCCATGtgatcggaccacaggacatggacGTAGACTGGCTATCAGATGGGAAGCTCATCCAGCCAGCGCTTCTGAACTGTAAGATGCACTTCGACGGGAAGAGGTGCAGATTGCTGCTCAACTCAGTGCATGAGGATGACAGTGGCACATACACCTGTAAACTGAGCACAGCCAAAG AGGAACTGACCTCATGTGCTCAGATGAAGGTCATTGCTTCTGTCGAGCCACTGTTTACCCGAAAGCTGGATGTGTTGGAGGTGATCGAGGGTCGAAATGCACGGTTTGACTGCAAAGTCAGTGGAACGCCACCACCTGTGGTCACCTGGACTCACTTCG ACAATCCATTGGTGGAGAGTGAGGATATCCGCATTCTGAAGGAAGGAGGCCGGCACTCGCTGGTTATCTCCCATGTGAGCAGTGATGATGAGGGGTTCTACACAGTGGTGGCCAAGAACAAACATGGGGAAGCTGAGTGCTCAGCAGAGCTCTATGTACAGGAACCCCGGCCAGCTATGTCATCTCAGAT GGCTAAGCTAGAGAAGATGCCATCCATTCCTGAGGAGCCAGAGGTTCCTGAGAGCGAGGTAGAGCGCTTTACTATGCCTGACTTTGTTAAGCCACTGTACGACCTGGATGTTGTCGAGGGAAAAGAGGCCATCTTGAAATGCAAAGTGGCCGGTTTTCCATATCCCACCATTTCTTGGTTCCACAATGGCAAGAAGATTGAAAGCACAGAGGACAGGAAGATGACGCAGT TCAGAGATATCCACAGTCTTGTCATTCGCTCAGTCTGCCATGCCCACGGTGGTGTCTACAAGAGCGTTATTTCCAACAAGGTGGGCAAGGCCACATGCTATGCCCATCTGTATGTAACAG acgTTCTTCCCGATCCTCCAGATGGAGCACCGGTAATTGAGTCCATTACTGGCAAGACTGTCACTCTTAGCTGGAAGAAACCCAAACGACTGGACCCATCAATTG ATCCCAGCACTTTGATGTACGCTGTCCAGCAGCAGGCCTTGGGCTCTATACAATGGACTATAATTGCGTCCAGCCTAAAGCAGACCTCCTACACTGTCACCTCTCTATCCAAGGGTATCCGCTATGCCTTTAGGATCCTATCAATCACCAGCAAAGCTTTTAGCAAACCATCTCTGGCCACAGACCCAGTACAGCTCATAGACAGGG GTCCATATCTTAAGGAGGCCCCAGTTATTACTGACAAGCCAGACATGGTGTATGTGGTGGAGAATCAGTCGGTCAGCATTACGGTCACTCTTAACCACGTCAATGCAGCTGTCACCTGGAAGAT GAGAGGCGCGACCTTGTCAAACAGAGCTGGGTTGTTTGAAATGAGCATGCCTGATGATGACCAACACACGCTAAAGCTCTGTAAGGTGAAGAGCAGTGATGTGGGACCACTAAGCTTCACTGCTAGCAATCCACATGGAGCTGATTCCTGCCTCCTCACCCTGGAGATGGCAG TTGCCCCAACTTTTGAGTCTATTATGGAGGATCTGGATGTAAGTGTTGGGGAGACACCTCGCTTTGCTGTGGTAGTGGAAGGGAAACCCATTCCAGACATCCTCTGGTACAAG aacGACATCCTTCTATCAGAGGGTAGCCATTATACCTTTGTGTATGATGATAACGAGTGCTCTCTGGTCGTGCTCAACACTCAGCCACAAGATTCTGGAGTCTACACCTGCACTGCCAAAAACATCGCTGGCTCCGTTTCCTGCAAGGCTGAGCTCACTGTCCATGCTA CTAAACAGATGAAGGATGACCCGATGGAGGATGAGGAGTCTATCCTGAGGAGGATGAGACGACTCACTGATTACTATGACGTTCACAAAGAGATCGGGAG AGGAGCCTTCTCGTATGTGAAGCGAGTTACACACAAGGCGGGAAAAAGGGAGTATGCTGCCAAGTTCATCTCAGCTCGAGCCAAGAGAAAAGCCTCAGCCCTGAGGGAGATGAACATCTTGTCTCACCTTGACCACGAAAGGATCATCTACTTTCATGATGCCTTTGAGAAGAAGAAcgctgtcatcatcattactgagAT ATGCCATGAGGAGCTTTTGGATAGGCTAACAAAGAAATCAACAGTGACTGAGGCAGAG ATTCGCTCCAGCCTGAGACAGGTCTTAGAGGGAATTAACTATCTTCATCAAAATGACATTTTGCATTTGGACATTAAG CCGGACAACATCCTCATGGCTGACCACTCCAGCGATCAGATCCGGATTTGTGATTTTGGAAACGCAGTGAAGTTTACACCCGGTGATCCACAGTATTGCAAATATGGTACTCCAGAATTCATTGCCCCTGAGATTGTTAACCAGACACCAGTCTCCAAGGCAACTGACATCTG GCCAGTAGGCGTCTTGACATATCTGTG TCTAACTGGTGTATCTCCATTTGCGGGAGAAAATGACCGAACCTCCGTGCTGAACATCAGGAATTACAACGTGGCTTTTGAGGAGAGCATGTTTGCAGATCTCTGCCATGAAGCAAAAGGATTTGTCATCAAATTACTAGTGGCTGACAGACT GCGGCCAGATGCCAACGAGTGTCTGCGTCATCCATGGTTCAAG ATGCTGAATAAAGGAAAGAACATCAGCACAGAGTCCCTCAAAAAATTCTTGTTAAGAAGAAAATGGCAG AGATCTCTTATTAGCTACAAGTCCAAAATGGTCATGAGGTCAATACCTGCATTGCTGGACGATTCTTCAAGTCATATTTCCATTGCTGTCCCACGGCATTTAAAAGAAGGTTCGCCACCTCCTTCCTCTTCATCAGACTCTGATGAAGACATTGATGAGCTGCCTTTTATACCCATGCCACTGAATATGGAGTTCTCAGGCTCCAGAATGTCACTGAATGAGATTATTGGGGATGATGAAATAATCAAGAGTAATAGCAACCTTGAAAGGGCAGGGCCAATAGCTCAAAAGCCTGAGCCCATGGAGTGTGAGCAATTACATGAAGGTGGTGATGCTGACATGCGAGGTCGCGCAAGGAAAAGGACACCCGCTGATGATGAAAAAGGGTCCTCTGATGAAGAACCAGGGGAACTGTCCAAGAGGGCAGATCAGCCAAAAAGGCCCCTCCGCAGAGGGTCAAGTATGGAGTCTGACAAGCCTGATGGAGCACGTCGTAGAGGTGAACTGCGTAGAGGAAGCTCAGCGGATAGTGCCCTACAACTCCATATCAAGCCAGAGGAGGGAGCTGAGGAGAGTCCTACAGAAGGTAGAAGAATCCTTAAAAAGTCTGTGTCTATGGAACTGCCACGAAGGAGTCCAAGCCCAGGAGCAGGCAAGCTGAGCCAAGAGGATTATGCCTTGAAACTGGAGCTGATGAGACAAAGGCTTCTCCGAGGAGGCTCTGTGGACAACAAGATGAGTGGCCTTCGAGGCCCCCTGCTGGAGACCTTGGGCATGGGTGATGATAAGTGTTTTATACGAGGACCTCGTCTGGGTAACCCTCCTTTAGTTCGGGCAGCATCCAGTGACACTCCTCGAGATGACATTCCAAAGACCAAAGTGCTCCGCAAGAGTGCTTCCTTCAGCCAGGGTGACGATGAGCCTATGCCCCTACACAGAAGGATTGGGGCACCCCTAGAGATTCCTTTAGCCCAGGTTGAGGAACGTCGCCTGCAGGAAgctgtgtccatgtctgttcttGCAGAGCCAGCCAAGACAGATTCTCGCCCCACTACCCCAAAGCCACTTACTCCTGAACCAAAGAAGCAGGACAAAGAACCATCACCTGTCAGGGAGATTAAGCATGAGGAAATTCCTATTAAGCAAAAAGACATTGCTACTATAGTGAAAGGTGATGATCAGAAGTCAAATGATGATGCAGTTCAAAAGAAAGATTCCAGCATGTTAAACGAAACTGTTCAAGAACCTAAGAAAGTCCCACAAAGTAGGTCAACACCTGTTATGGTGCCAAGAGTGTTTGTAGAGAAGATTGAAGAAGAGGATGAAGGAGAGGAAAAGGAACTAGTAGAATCTGTAATAGAACGGGAACCATCTTTCCCTAAGATGGAGAATGAAGAAATTGATGAAGAAGTAGAACTGGTTAAATCATCAGAGATCATTACACCCACTAGTACCACTGAGGTTGCCCCAGTTGTGCCACCTCAATGTGCTGTCTCAACATATGTCACCCCCAGTCCCCCTGTACTAACTGTACTTCCAGATGGTAGGACATCTGCATATGCAAGTATCATGCAGGCCATCATAGTTCCATCCCTGCAGCCACCCAGCCAACCTGCAACCATCCCTGCATCTACAAATATTTCAACAACACCTTCTACAGCTGGACTTGTTCCTACCACCATGTCCAGACATATTTCAGAGCCAGTTCTGGTGtcaacaacaccatcatccaAGTCAGACACTCAACAAACCACTGAACATCCAGCAGTTTTCTCTCGAGTTGCATCAGTAGAACAACCAGCAAAGGAACCAAGTCCACCCAAGACTCCCACACTTGCTTCTCCGAATAGAGAGCCTTCTCCTGGAGGTCAAATCCAGGATCTTGCCTCTGAGGAGGTCTTTGAGGCTCGGTTCAAGAAACGTGAGTCTTCTCTCACTCGTGGGCTGAAACTTCTTTCATGGCAAAAGACAGAAGAAAAACCCACTATAGCTGCTCCTGAGATTACAGAAGAGATGTATCGGCCTGGACCGGTTGGTGCACCTTTAGAGTTTGTTCATAGAAAACTGGAGGAGAAGTCCAAATCTGTTCAGGATCTCCGTGAAGCAGAAAAAGACCCAGGTTTTATGAGAAGACTGTCTATGCGCCTAAAGAGGTCCCCTTCAATTGAGAGGAATGAGGAAAAGCCAAAAGATGAAGATGTCCCAAGGCGACGTTTATCTTGGGCTTTGGGTCGGAGAGGGTCACAGGACAAAAAGGAAGTTGAGATGATGAGAATGGATGGAGGACCAGAGGCACCTCCAGAGCCAGAGACCAAAAAGCCAAATGAGTCCCCTGTGCTAGCCATGCGTAGAAAGATCAGCAACACAGTGGCCGGCATATCCATGAAGATCAGGAGTCATTCTGAGGAAAGGaaagatgaaaaggaaaagaCAGAAACCAAAAAGACTCCTTTGCTGTCTATACTACGCCGTTCTACCTCAGAGGGAGGCAGTCTGAAGAGGATGGGAATCCCACAGAATCAGCTAGCTTCCCAGTCTGGCAATGGAGCCTCCTCTGAGTCCTTGGATTCCATGTCCAGCATACAGTCAGAGACAGCCATCAAAA GTGCAGAGACTGAGCGAAGGTCACGATGGGATCGATGGGGCCTATCTAGAGGGAGAAGGGATAAGACCATATCCCAGCCAGACTTACCCACTGCTATAGCCAGAGAGAACGGCTCGCTCCGCTCTCGCCAGTATTCCCGGGCAGCCTCAG ACTTCCCTCCAGTATTCCATATCAAACTGAGGGACCATGTTCTGCTTGAGGGAGATCCTGTCACTCTCAGCTGCTTGCCTGCTGGCAGTCCTCACCCACGTATCACATGGATGAAAG ATAAAAAGCAACTGGAGATTGACCCAAGAATGAACGTGATCTCCTGCCCTGATGGGAGACAACTGCTGATGATTATGAAGACCACCAAGAAAGACGCAGGCCTTTATGAATGTGTGGCAACAAACGCATTAGGCTCTATCAGCAGCTCCTGTAAACTCTCTCTTGCCC GTCTGCCAAACCCGCCGGgtacaccagaggttcctcAAAAGTATCAAAACACAGCATTGGTGGTGTGGCGTCCATCAGACACCGTGGCCCCTTGTACTTATTGCCTGGAGCGAAGGACAGAAG gTGAAAGTAACTGGCTGATTGTAGCCACTGGTGTGGCTGACTGTTACTTCAATGTCACAGACCTTCCGTCTGGCGCCACCTACAGGTTCAGAGTGgcttgtgtaaataaagctgGCCAGGGACCATACAGCAATCTGTCTGAGAAAGTCACCCTAGACGCAGCAG CACTTCCAAAATCCACTGGAACTGTCATCGTCAAGACTCTTCCATCAACTGCAGGTCCTGCTGTGGTAACATCCACCATGACTGTACCTCCTATAAAGCTTTCTGGGAGTAAACCTGTACCCAGCTCTTCTACAACTCCAGCTCCTGCTGCACCTCCCGCCAAACCTGCTGCACCTCCCGCCAAACCTGCTCCACCTTCTGCCAAACCTGCTGCACCTCCCGCTAAACCTGCTCCACCTTCTGCCAAACCTGCTGCACCTTCTGCCAAACCTGCTCCAACAACCCCATCTCCTGCTACAACATCCATGTCAGCCTCAATGAATCGTAATGCACCTATAGTATCTCAGGTCCAGCCTTCTGTCCCCAGCACATCTGTCCCCAGCACATCTGTTCCTAGCACACCTGCCCCCAGCACACCAACCCTGGCCAAAGCCAAAACCACTCTCAATATCACAATGTCCAAACCTGCCACTACTACATCTGCTCCTGTCCTCCCTAGCACATCCAAACCATCTCCACCTGTTGTTCTCCCTAAACCACAGACTCCTGTCAATGTGGTTCCACCCATGGCAAAGACTCCTTCAGTGTCTCCACCCCCATTAGTTTCTCCTCCACCCTCCCTTGGTAAACCCATTTCTTCAGTGCCCATGTATGTCCCTGCAACCACAACAGCTCCTGTGACCCCAGTTACCCCCAATACTCCCTCTCCTGCCCTGTCTCCACCTGTAGTGTTGGTTACGAGTCTCACTCCTGTCGGGGAGGGAAGTGCTACTCCAAGCAGGGTGACCCCTAGCGGGAGGGTCACTCCATCAGGGCGTGTCACACCTACAGGGCGGAAAACTCCATTGGGCAAGCCAGGAGAGTCTGCCTTACGGCAGGGTGTACCCCAGAAACCTTATACCTTCATGGATGAGAAGGCCAG AGGCCGTTTTGGAGTCATCCGAGAGTGCAGAGAAAATGCTACAGGCAACCTCTTTATGGCAAAAATCGTTCCATATGAGCCTGAGAACAAGCAGAGTGTTCTACAGGAATATGAAATCCTCAAGGCCTTGCATCATGACAAGATTATGACCCTCCATGAGGCCTATGTCACGCCACGCTACCTTGTGCTCATCTCAGAGTGCTGCACAGGCAAAGAGCTCCTCCACAGCCTGATTGATAG GTTCCGTTACTCTGAAGATGACGTGGTGTCTTATACTGTGCAAATCCTGCAGGGTCTGGACTACCTGCACAGCAGGAGAATCCTGCACCTAGACATCAAGCCTGACAACATTATAGTCACCTACATGAATACGGTCAAAATCATTGACTTTGGCAGTGCTCAGACTTTCAACCCTCTCTTTCTGAAGCAGTTCCACCCTCCTATCGGAACGCTGGAGTACATGT CTCCCGAGATGTTGAAAGGAGACATTGTGGGACCTCCAGCTGACATCTGGAGTGTTGGTGTACTGACATACATCAT GCTCAGTGGAAGGTTGCCTTTCATGGAGAATAATCAAGCGGAGACAGAGGCCAAAATCCAGGCAGCCAAGTTTGACCTCAGCAAGCTATACCAAAATGTGTCCCAAAGTGCCTCTCTGTTCCTTAAGAAGATCCTGTGCAGTTACCcttg GGCGCGTCCCTCCATCAAAGACTGCTTCAACAACTCTTGGCTGCAGGATGCCTATCTGATGCGACTGCGGCGGCAGACACTCACCTTTACCACCACACGTCTCAAGGAGTTTGTGAGCCAGCAGCAGCACATCAGAGCTCATGTGGCTACCAAGCACAAAGTGCTCCTGCGCTCCTACTCTGCCCAAACCCCCACCACACCCACCACGCCTACCATGCCCACCACACCCACCACTATAACCTCTACGCCCTCCACTCCTGTCACTCAATGA